The Prevotella melaninogenica genome has a segment encoding these proteins:
- a CDS encoding ATP-binding protein yields MKYLNRIIFINSANIPYAEISVDGNVHFTGTQGVGKSTVLRALLFFYNADKHKLGIQQGQKSFDEFYFRQSNSHILYEVMRDNGAYTILVNRYQGRASWRFIDAPYQREWLIDNDKQVLSDWVKIRERIDKNVSVSARIDSGVMFKDIIFGNTHDHKFTRYALVQSSHYQNIPRSIQNVFLNTKLDADFVKNTIIQSMADEDHPIDLQTYRRLVTDFEREYDEIDCWFRQTRDGNYPVRQQALKIAEQGRKIVAFDQQLLDVWHMLNYVVADDKQQIPLLESKLLDVRNNIEKESKRQKELKADYDKEKDSLNQDLGGKNSKLKEIAEKRKYFDAINIKEKVALNAREKSLKYEADEKKMLLDDLLKTNASIAEKYNIAKAKLENAHQAFINRQRETLYTKQTELQQERNRYEEERSKNRNLVMNAYRAWSLESKERLHSLTAEQYRADSRVKELRQWHPKENDIKLIKEQLLQLDINEKANKAQQTTVRVQIEKLTNEFEMKEAELKQASLQEQKRLEDNRAICRNEIARINDLLSHLDDSLYHWLCENAEGWEDTIGKVVDEERILYTQGLEPTLDYNTNNLFGVRLNLNNIESTHRTPDEYRTEKKILEERLQLLNRQLSQQPITLQEEISKLGKRYGNLLKPLRQEATQLRVEADQIPTKRQDLQNQRHKLEMEEQEIISREQELRTRAFNDATLKVEAEKERQAKNDAKNEKDLKELDATFNRSVKAINNELHAFQEQQKTEAELHNQEFENQKAQLDKQQKTELEGKGVDIKLLNEYRKALDELNKLLQQIEKDRNDVIKYEDAVESLFSKEADIRNNIKEIGQRLIMLQQRYEDKRIRIEKKRQGFEDQQRAIQKDLAHRRDGLNQYHQVIENEHLVSNDYLADNKVKSTHLDCLQLISQLRGTINQKREAIEILKGTVVNFNRNFKPQNAFHFNTMPITDADYMQIAVDLQEFIDNNKIEEYRRRTSEHYKDILGRISTEVGTLMKRRSDVDGVILDINRDFIEKNFAGVIKSIELRANESSDKLMQLLISIHNYCIENALSIGELNLFSSDNRDEVNRKVVDYLKSLSHQLQNEPNRNIVSLGDAFRLQFRVKENDNDTSWVERINNVGSDGTDILVKAMVNIMLINVFKKKAARKSGDFIVHCMMDEIGRLHPNNIKGILQFANSRNIQLINSSPTSYNPYDYRYTYLLSKHGVKTKVEKLLKRI; encoded by the coding sequence ATGAAATACCTGAATAGAATCATATTTATCAATAGCGCTAATATCCCCTATGCTGAAATTTCAGTAGATGGTAATGTGCATTTCACTGGGACACAGGGTGTAGGAAAGAGTACAGTACTAAGAGCACTACTGTTCTTCTACAATGCCGACAAGCATAAATTGGGTATTCAACAAGGCCAGAAGTCGTTTGATGAGTTCTATTTCCGCCAATCTAACTCGCATATCCTCTATGAGGTAATGCGTGATAATGGAGCGTATACCATATTAGTCAACCGATACCAAGGACGTGCTTCTTGGCGCTTTATTGATGCACCATACCAAAGGGAGTGGCTCATTGACAATGATAAACAGGTATTAAGTGACTGGGTGAAGATACGTGAACGTATTGATAAGAATGTGAGTGTATCGGCAAGAATCGACTCAGGGGTGATGTTTAAGGATATCATCTTTGGTAATACACACGACCATAAGTTTACTCGCTATGCCTTAGTACAGAGTTCCCACTATCAGAACATACCCCGAAGTATTCAAAATGTATTCCTTAACACGAAGTTAGATGCTGACTTTGTGAAGAATACTATCATCCAATCAATGGCTGACGAAGACCACCCTATTGATTTACAAACGTACAGAAGACTGGTAACAGACTTTGAAAGGGAATACGATGAAATAGACTGTTGGTTTCGACAGACACGTGATGGGAACTATCCCGTCCGCCAGCAAGCACTGAAAATAGCTGAACAAGGCCGTAAGATTGTTGCGTTTGATCAGCAACTACTTGATGTATGGCACATGCTAAACTATGTTGTAGCAGATGATAAACAACAAATACCACTATTGGAAAGTAAACTTTTAGATGTAAGAAACAATATTGAGAAAGAGAGTAAACGTCAGAAGGAACTTAAAGCAGACTATGACAAAGAAAAAGACTCACTCAATCAAGACCTTGGTGGGAAGAATAGTAAACTGAAAGAGATAGCAGAGAAACGGAAGTATTTTGATGCTATCAATATAAAAGAAAAGGTTGCTCTTAACGCTCGTGAGAAGTCATTAAAGTATGAGGCGGATGAGAAAAAAATGCTATTGGATGATTTACTCAAAACGAATGCTTCAATAGCAGAGAAGTATAATATCGCCAAAGCGAAACTTGAAAATGCTCATCAAGCATTTATCAATAGGCAGAGAGAGACTTTATATACAAAGCAAACAGAACTACAACAAGAACGTAATCGCTATGAAGAAGAACGCTCTAAGAACAGAAACCTGGTTATGAATGCGTATCGTGCTTGGTCACTCGAATCCAAAGAACGTCTTCACAGTCTTACTGCTGAACAATATAGAGCTGACAGTAGAGTTAAAGAACTACGCCAATGGCACCCTAAAGAGAATGATATCAAGCTGATAAAGGAGCAGCTGCTGCAATTAGATATCAATGAAAAGGCTAATAAGGCACAGCAGACAACTGTTAGGGTTCAAATAGAAAAGCTGACTAACGAATTCGAAATGAAAGAGGCTGAATTAAAACAAGCCTCTTTGCAGGAACAAAAACGATTGGAAGATAATCGCGCGATATGCCGTAATGAGATTGCAAGAATCAACGACTTGCTGTCACATCTGGATGACTCGCTGTATCATTGGTTGTGTGAGAATGCTGAAGGGTGGGAAGATACGATTGGAAAAGTTGTAGATGAAGAACGAATACTCTACACCCAAGGACTTGAACCAACATTAGACTATAATACAAACAACTTATTTGGTGTAAGACTCAACTTAAACAACATTGAGTCAACTCACCGTACTCCTGATGAGTATCGGACAGAGAAAAAGATATTAGAAGAGCGCCTTCAACTTCTGAATAGACAGTTATCACAACAGCCAATAACCCTTCAAGAGGAAATATCTAAACTCGGTAAGAGGTATGGTAACCTACTTAAACCATTACGTCAGGAGGCTACTCAGCTAAGAGTGGAGGCTGATCAAATACCTACAAAGAGACAGGACCTGCAGAACCAACGACATAAATTAGAGATGGAAGAGCAGGAAATAATCTCAAGAGAACAAGAGTTACGTACACGTGCATTCAATGATGCCACTCTTAAAGTTGAAGCTGAGAAAGAAAGACAAGCTAAGAATGATGCTAAGAACGAAAAGGACTTGAAGGAACTTGATGCTACTTTCAATAGGTCTGTAAAGGCAATTAATAATGAACTACATGCATTTCAAGAGCAACAAAAGACTGAAGCTGAATTGCATAATCAGGAGTTTGAAAATCAAAAAGCTCAACTTGACAAGCAACAAAAAACTGAGCTTGAAGGCAAAGGAGTAGATATCAAACTATTGAACGAATATCGCAAAGCACTCGATGAGCTTAACAAGCTACTTCAACAGATAGAAAAAGACCGCAATGACGTAATCAAATACGAAGATGCGGTGGAGTCTCTATTCTCCAAAGAGGCTGATATTAGAAACAATATAAAGGAGATTGGGCAGCGACTTATTATGTTGCAACAACGTTACGAAGACAAGAGAATACGCATAGAGAAGAAGAGGCAGGGATTTGAAGACCAACAGAGAGCGATCCAAAAAGACCTCGCTCATAGACGAGATGGACTAAATCAATATCATCAAGTTATAGAAAATGAACACTTAGTATCCAACGATTATCTTGCTGATAATAAGGTTAAGTCTACACATTTAGACTGTCTACAGCTAATAAGTCAGCTGAGAGGCACCATTAATCAGAAACGAGAAGCCATTGAGATACTAAAAGGAACAGTCGTGAACTTCAATCGTAACTTTAAGCCTCAGAATGCTTTTCACTTCAACACAATGCCTATCACAGACGCAGATTATATGCAGATTGCAGTTGACTTACAAGAGTTTATCGACAATAATAAGATAGAAGAATACCGAAGACGTACCAGTGAACATTACAAAGACATCTTAGGACGTATTTCAACTGAGGTCGGCACATTGATGAAACGTAGATCAGATGTGGATGGAGTAATCCTTGACATCAATCGAGACTTTATTGAGAAGAACTTTGCTGGAGTCATTAAAAGTATAGAATTAAGAGCAAATGAGTCGTCAGACAAGCTTATGCAGTTGCTTATATCTATTCATAATTACTGCATAGAGAATGCGCTTTCTATAGGAGAACTTAACCTCTTCTCAAGTGATAATCGTGATGAAGTGAACCGAAAGGTTGTAGACTATCTTAAAAGCTTATCTCATCAGTTACAGAACGAGCCAAATCGTAACATCGTATCATTGGGCGATGCCTTCCGTTTACAGTTCCGCGTAAAGGAGAACGACAATGATACAAGCTGGGTAGAACGCATTAATAACGTTGGTTCAGACGGAACAGACATCTTAGTGAAGGCAATGGTTAACATCATGCTTATCAACGTATTCAAGAAGAAGGCAGCCCGTAAGAGTGGTGATTTCATCGTCCATTGTATGATGGATGAGATTGGTCGTCTACATCCAAACAACATTAAAGGCATCTTACAGTTTGCCAACTCACGTAATATCCAGCTAATAAACAGTTCACCGACATCCTATAATCCGTACGATTATCGGTACACCTACTTACTAAGCAAGCATGGTGTAAAGACGAAAGTTGAGAAACTTTTAAAGAGAATATAA
- a CDS encoding DUF7281 domain-containing protein gives MAVSASIQALIAGETVAGSRISNRLLTELIQEGLLQIIIHGSRKSYRANNIEALKRFLIDKDENYRILDVGNYESRSLMASETGNSKLVTIRSCPGFPVNTYESIECRLNKEPFTINPQEGYFFFVSDWRTFTIPNNVIIIGIENMENFRKVRQQRLFFDEYLHKHGLSQKVLFVSRYPQSTDLREWLVSIPNPYIHFGDFDLAGIHIFLSEFQKHLGIERTSFLIPEDISSRLRCGSTRRYNEQYARYKDIKSDRIEIQQLIDLIHHERKGYDQEGYISQ, from the coding sequence ATGGCAGTAAGTGCATCTATACAAGCGTTAATAGCTGGTGAGACCGTTGCAGGCTCAAGGATAAGTAATAGACTACTGACAGAACTTATCCAGGAAGGTCTATTGCAAATCATTATACATGGGTCGAGAAAATCGTATCGTGCCAACAATATCGAAGCATTAAAAAGGTTTCTTATTGATAAGGATGAGAACTATCGGATATTAGATGTCGGTAATTATGAGTCAAGGAGTTTAATGGCAAGCGAGACAGGAAACTCTAAACTCGTGACTATACGTTCGTGTCCTGGATTCCCAGTGAATACGTATGAGTCGATTGAATGTCGATTGAATAAAGAACCATTTACCATCAATCCACAAGAAGGATATTTCTTTTTTGTTTCTGATTGGAGAACATTTACGATTCCAAACAACGTGATTATCATTGGAATTGAGAATATGGAGAATTTCAGAAAAGTACGTCAACAAAGACTATTCTTCGATGAGTACCTACATAAACATGGACTTTCACAAAAGGTACTGTTCGTCTCACGCTATCCACAATCAACCGATCTTAGAGAATGGCTGGTATCTATCCCCAATCCATATATCCACTTTGGCGACTTTGATTTGGCTGGTATTCATATATTCCTGTCTGAATTTCAGAAGCATTTAGGCATAGAACGCACATCTTTCTTAATCCCAGAAGATATCTCCTCACGGTTAAGATGTGGTTCAACAAGACGTTATAACGAACAATATGCTCGTTATAAGGATATTAAATCAGACAGAATAGAGATTCAACAATTGATAGACCTCATTCATCATGAGCGTAAAGGCTATGATCAAGAGGGGTACATTTCCCAATAA
- the mnmE gene encoding tRNA uridine-5-carboxymethylaminomethyl(34) synthesis GTPase MnmE, producing the protein MHSSVYSVRGGEPICSLATQPGGAIGVIRVSGEKAIEITDKVFHGVRGKHLSDAKGNTLHYGEILDKEGNTIDDVLVSVFRAPHSYTGENSTEISCHGSAYILNQVVKALIDAGCRQAQPGEYTQRAYLNGKMDLSQAEAVADLIAASNRATHQVALSQLKGHFSSELSLLREQLLKMTSLLELELDFSDHEELEFANRTELKALAETIHQKIRTLTNSFETGKALKKGVPVAIVGKTNVGKSTLLNCLLHEEKAIVSDIHGTTRDVIEDTTEIKGVTFRFIDTAGIRHTDDQIEKLGIERAYQKMDEAAIVLWVVDEQPTAEECAEMQRLTQGKHLITIFNKIDSKAVESKQVDNDLHTVYISAKLKQNIKALEEAIYEAADIPEISENSVIITSARHYEALTHADESILRVIEALDFGLSGDLVSEDLRICLHQLADITGGQITPHEVLGNIFKHFCIGK; encoded by the coding sequence ATCCACTCCTCTGTCTATTCTGTCAGGGGGGGTGAACCTATATGCTCTCTTGCTACTCAGCCTGGTGGAGCTATAGGTGTCATCCGTGTGAGTGGTGAGAAGGCTATAGAAATAACGGACAAAGTGTTTCATGGTGTCCGTGGGAAACACTTATCAGATGCGAAAGGGAATACCTTACATTATGGTGAAATCCTCGATAAGGAGGGAAATACCATTGATGATGTTCTGGTTAGTGTCTTCCGTGCTCCCCATAGTTATACGGGTGAGAACAGTACGGAGATATCTTGTCATGGCTCTGCTTATATTCTTAATCAGGTTGTAAAGGCACTCATTGATGCGGGTTGTCGTCAGGCTCAGCCGGGAGAGTATACACAGCGCGCTTATCTGAATGGTAAGATGGATCTTAGTCAGGCGGAAGCTGTTGCCGACCTTATCGCTGCTTCAAATCGTGCAACGCATCAAGTGGCATTGAGTCAATTGAAGGGCCATTTTAGTTCGGAGCTTTCACTCTTGCGCGAACAGCTCTTAAAGATGACTTCTTTGTTAGAGTTAGAACTTGATTTCTCTGATCATGAGGAACTTGAGTTTGCTAATCGTACAGAACTGAAAGCACTGGCTGAGACAATACATCAAAAGATAAGAACACTTACAAACTCTTTTGAGACAGGTAAAGCATTGAAGAAGGGTGTGCCTGTAGCCATTGTTGGTAAGACAAATGTTGGTAAGTCCACTCTTTTGAATTGCCTTCTTCATGAGGAGAAAGCTATCGTGTCAGATATTCATGGTACGACACGCGATGTCATTGAAGATACAACGGAAATCAAAGGTGTTACCTTCCGTTTCATAGACACAGCTGGTATTCGTCATACAGACGACCAAATTGAGAAGTTAGGGATTGAACGTGCCTATCAGAAGATGGATGAGGCTGCCATTGTTTTGTGGGTTGTTGATGAACAACCAACAGCAGAAGAGTGTGCTGAAATGCAACGTCTGACGCAGGGGAAACACTTGATAACAATCTTCAATAAAATCGATAGTAAAGCGGTAGAGTCTAAGCAAGTAGATAATGACTTACATACGGTCTATATATCAGCAAAGTTAAAGCAAAATATTAAGGCTTTGGAGGAGGCTATTTATGAAGCTGCTGATATCCCTGAGATAAGCGAGAATAGCGTTATCATTACTTCTGCGCGTCATTACGAGGCATTAACGCATGCTGACGAATCTATCTTACGTGTCATAGAAGCCCTCGACTTTGGACTTAGTGGTGACCTCGTTAGTGAAGATTTACGCATCTGTCTTCATCAACTCGCTGATATAACAGGTGGTCAGATTACCCCACATGAAGTGCTTGGGAATATATTTAAGCATTTCTGTATCGGTAAGTAA
- a CDS encoding nucleoside phosphorylase, translated as MEKKYFAPSELIINEDGSIFHLHLKPENLADKVVLVGDPGRVALVASHFENKECEVSNREFCAITGTFKGKRITVLSTGIGCDNIDIVLNELDALANIDFKTRTENEQLRQLTLVRIGTCGGLQPYTPVGTYIASAKSIGFDGLLNFYAGRNQASDLEFEAEFKKQVEWDSQLGNPYVACADKELLDTIAADDMVRGVTIACGGFFGPQGRELRLPLQDPKLNEKIENFSYNGMQITNFEMESSALAGLATLMGHKAVTACMVIANRLAKEANASYKNTIDGLIEKVLERI; from the coding sequence ATGGAGAAGAAATATTTTGCCCCTTCAGAACTGATTATAAATGAGGATGGAAGTATCTTCCACTTGCACTTGAAGCCAGAGAATCTTGCAGATAAGGTTGTACTTGTTGGTGATCCTGGACGTGTAGCACTCGTTGCTTCACACTTTGAAAATAAAGAATGTGAGGTTTCTAATCGTGAGTTCTGTGCTATCACAGGTACTTTTAAGGGAAAGAGAATTACGGTTTTGAGTACAGGTATTGGCTGTGACAATATTGATATCGTTTTAAACGAATTGGATGCGCTTGCTAACATAGATTTCAAGACACGTACAGAGAATGAGCAGTTGCGCCAGTTGACACTCGTACGAATCGGTACTTGTGGAGGATTGCAGCCTTACACACCTGTTGGTACTTACATTGCGTCTGCCAAGAGTATTGGTTTTGATGGTTTGTTAAACTTCTATGCAGGTCGCAATCAGGCTTCTGATCTTGAGTTTGAAGCGGAGTTTAAGAAGCAGGTTGAATGGGATTCGCAGTTGGGTAATCCTTATGTGGCTTGTGCTGACAAGGAGTTGCTTGACACTATCGCTGCAGATGATATGGTACGTGGCGTTACGATTGCTTGTGGAGGATTCTTCGGACCACAGGGACGTGAGCTTCGTTTGCCATTGCAGGACCCTAAATTGAATGAGAAGATAGAAAACTTCTCTTATAATGGTATGCAGATAACCAACTTCGAGATGGAGTCTTCGGCTCTTGCTGGTCTTGCAACTCTTATGGGACATAAGGCTGTTACAGCCTGTATGGTTATTGCCAACCGCCTTGCAAAAGAAGCAAATGCAAGCTATAAGAATACTATCGACGGCTTGATTGAGAAGGTGTTGGAGAGAATATAA